The Fusobacterium sp. JB019 genome has a segment encoding these proteins:
- a CDS encoding DUF502 domain-containing protein, with protein MSRKLKSYFYAGSIVILPIFLTVFIINWMVNFVVMLSSKSFTVKLISEFINKFGYSEIRELKYIIYFFYVLGIILFIIFVGYITRNILGRKITSAINKIMYRLPIIKHIYSTINQIVNLISSNKNTSYKKAVLIEYPKKGIYSIGFLTSETNPLIENIVGDKVYNIFVPTSPNPTSGMFIAMKQKDVKVLDIKIEDAIKLVISGGVLIPGMENKHGTKK; from the coding sequence ATGTCTAGAAAATTAAAAAGTTATTTTTACGCTGGTTCAATAGTAATCTTACCTATATTTTTAACCGTATTTATAATAAACTGGATGGTAAATTTTGTTGTTATGCTTTCTAGTAAGTCTTTTACTGTGAAGTTAATATCTGAATTTATTAATAAATTTGGTTATTCTGAGATTAGGGAGTTAAAATATATAATATATTTTTTCTATGTTCTAGGTATTATCTTATTTATAATTTTTGTAGGGTATATCACTAGAAATATTTTAGGAAGAAAAATAACTTCTGCTATCAATAAAATAATGTATAGATTACCAATTATCAAACATATATATTCAACAATTAATCAAATTGTTAATCTAATATCTTCAAATAAAAATACAAGCTATAAAAAAGCTGTATTAATTGAATATCCTAAAAAAGGAATATACAGCATTGGATTTTTAACATCAGAAACTAATCCTTTAATAGAAAACATAGTAGGAGATAAAGTTTACAATATTTTTGTCCCAACTTCTCCTAACCCAACATCTGGGATGTTCATCGCTATGAAACAAAAAGATGTTAAAGTTTTGGATATTAAAATAGAAGATGCTATTAAATTAGTTATTTCGGGAGGAGTTTTAATTCCGGGAATGGAGAATAAGCATGGAACTAAAAAATAA
- a CDS encoding adenine phosphoribosyltransferase — MNYKDYIASIVDYPKKGIIFRDITTFISNGEVFKASIKDFSNYAKEKGADVIVGPESRGFIFGCPVASELGLGFVPVRKPGKLPREVVTRSYELEYGENVLQMHKDAIKKGQKVVIIDDLLATGGTTEAVIKLIEELGGEVVGMGFLIELEEECNGRDKLQGYDVMSLIKY, encoded by the coding sequence ATGAATTACAAAGATTATATAGCATCAATAGTGGATTATCCTAAAAAAGGAATTATCTTTAGAGATATCACTACATTTATTTCTAACGGAGAAGTTTTCAAAGCTTCTATAAAAGATTTCTCAAACTACGCTAAAGAAAAGGGTGCTGATGTAATCGTAGGACCTGAATCAAGAGGATTCATTTTTGGATGTCCTGTTGCGTCTGAATTAGGATTAGGTTTTGTTCCTGTTAGAAAGCCAGGAAAATTACCAAGAGAAGTAGTAACTCGTAGTTATGAATTAGAATATGGAGAAAATGTTTTACAAATGCATAAAGATGCTATAAAAAAAGGACAAAAAGTTGTTATAATTGATGATTTATTAGCAACTGGTGGAACTACTGAAGCTGTTATTAAACTAATTGAAGAATTAGGAGGAGAAGTAGTTGGAATGGGATTTTTAATAGAATTAGAAGAAGAATGTAATGGAAGAGACAAACTCCAAGGATATGATGTTATGTCTCTTATAAAATATTAA
- a CDS encoding bifunctional (p)ppGpp synthetase/guanosine-3',5'-bis(diphosphate) 3'-pyrophosphohydrolase, whose protein sequence is MECWRELEERIKKNNLDVDLDRIKEAYYFAEESHLGQYRQSGDNYILHPTEVSQILIDMKMDTESIVAGILHDIVEDTYITLADIEYNFGSEVAHLVDGVTKLKKLPNGTKQQGESIRKMMLAMSKDLRVIIIKLADRLHNMRTLKFVPNEKQVRVSKETLSIYAPLAHRLGMAKIKSELEDIAFYYIYPDIYHEIKALVDAKKGEREVYIQSVVATIKDLIEKNNLKASIKGRFKHFYSIYKKLYEKHKDFDDIYDLMGIRIIVDNVAQCYHVLGIIHEHFNPVPGRIKDYIAVPKSNNYQSIHTTIVGPKGKFVEIQIRTDEMDKIAEEGVAAHWSYKEKITPNKKDKVYSWLRDIVEVNKEADNADEFVSTVTGDIMEDTIYVFSPKGDITELKKGSTPIDFAFAIHTQVGCKCIGAKVNGEIVPLDYKLKSGDRVNIITSKSAKGPGNDWLDIVVTHSAKSKIKKWLKDKKWEENIRLGKDAIEKELSKLPIPLTLKDLEDNSIIQKHIEKHNIPSYDDFYFVLGETRSKVDVVIDKLRNYQETERLKNNPNIPIFQPTKKSHKKNDYGIIVDGVDNTLVRFAKCCTPLPGDEIGGYITKLTGIAIHRRDCKNFQNMIQHDPDREIIVQWDEDVISKKINKYQFKFSVIGEENKGLVMEIINLIANHKITLTDINSKSLRKNGRNYIKIKVAIEIAQKKDYKLLIDNIKKIKDVITIER, encoded by the coding sequence ATGGAGTGTTGGCGTGAATTAGAAGAACGAATAAAAAAGAATAATTTAGATGTAGATTTAGATAGAATAAAAGAAGCTTATTATTTTGCTGAAGAATCTCATCTAGGACAATATAGACAATCTGGTGATAATTATATTCTTCATCCTACTGAAGTTTCTCAGATATTAATTGATATGAAAATGGATACTGAATCTATTGTAGCTGGAATTTTACATGATATAGTTGAAGATACATACATTACCCTTGCAGATATTGAATATAATTTTGGAAGTGAAGTTGCTCATTTAGTTGATGGAGTTACTAAATTAAAAAAATTACCTAATGGTACTAAACAGCAAGGAGAAAGCATTAGAAAAATGATGCTTGCTATGTCCAAAGACTTAAGGGTTATAATTATTAAATTAGCAGATAGATTACATAATATGAGGACTTTAAAATTTGTCCCAAATGAAAAACAAGTAAGAGTCTCAAAAGAGACTCTATCTATCTATGCTCCCCTAGCTCATAGACTAGGTATGGCTAAAATTAAATCTGAATTAGAAGATATTGCTTTTTATTATATTTATCCTGATATTTATCATGAAATTAAAGCTTTAGTTGATGCTAAAAAAGGTGAAAGAGAAGTATATATTCAATCTGTTGTAGCTACAATAAAAGATTTAATTGAAAAAAATAACTTAAAAGCAAGTATTAAAGGAAGATTTAAACATTTTTATAGTATCTATAAAAAACTATATGAAAAACATAAGGATTTTGATGATATCTATGATTTAATGGGAATTAGAATAATAGTTGATAATGTTGCCCAATGTTATCACGTCTTAGGAATAATTCATGAGCATTTTAACCCTGTACCAGGAAGAATTAAAGACTATATTGCAGTACCTAAATCAAATAATTATCAATCAATACACACTACAATTGTAGGTCCTAAAGGAAAATTTGTAGAAATACAAATAAGAACTGATGAAATGGATAAAATAGCTGAAGAAGGAGTTGCTGCTCACTGGAGTTATAAGGAAAAAATAACACCTAATAAAAAAGATAAAGTTTATTCTTGGCTTAGAGATATTGTAGAAGTTAATAAAGAAGCTGATAATGCTGATGAATTCGTTTCTACTGTAACTGGGGATATAATGGAAGATACTATTTATGTCTTCTCTCCAAAAGGAGATATTACAGAACTAAAAAAGGGTTCTACTCCAATTGATTTTGCCTTTGCAATACATACACAGGTTGGATGTAAATGTATTGGAGCTAAAGTAAATGGTGAAATTGTACCTCTTGATTATAAACTTAAAAGTGGTGACAGAGTAAATATTATAACTTCTAAAAGTGCTAAGGGACCTGGAAATGACTGGTTAGATATAGTGGTTACACATAGTGCTAAAAGTAAAATAAAGAAATGGCTAAAAGATAAAAAATGGGAAGAAAATATTAGACTAGGTAAGGATGCTATAGAAAAAGAACTTTCTAAGCTTCCTATACCTTTAACTTTAAAAGATTTAGAAGATAACTCTATTATACAAAAACATATTGAAAAGCATAATATTCCATCATATGATGATTTTTATTTTGTCCTAGGAGAAACTAGAAGTAAGGTTGACGTGGTTATTGATAAATTAAGAAATTATCAAGAAACTGAAAGATTAAAAAATAATCCAAATATACCTATATTTCAACCTACTAAAAAATCGCATAAAAAAAATGATTATGGAATAATAGTCGATGGTGTTGACAACACTTTAGTAAGATTTGCTAAATGTTGCACTCCTCTACCTGGAGATGAAATAGGAGGATATATTACAAAACTTACTGGAATTGCTATTCATAGAAGAGATTGTAAAAATTTCCAAAATATGATTCAACATGATCCTGATAGAGAAATTATTGTCCAGTGGGATGAAGATGTAATTAGTAAAAAAATAAATAAATATCAGTTTAAATTTTCTGTTATTGGAGAAGAGAATAAAGGATTAGTAATGGAAATTATTAATTTAATTGCTAATCACAAAATAACTCTAACTGATATTAATTCTAAGTCTCTTAGAAAAAATGGACGAAATTATATTAAAATTAAAGTAGCTATTGAAATAGCTCAGAAAAAAGATTATAAACTTTTAATTGACAATATAAAGAAAATTAAAGATGTTATAACTATAGAAAGATAG
- the tgt gene encoding tRNA guanosine(34) transglycosylase Tgt produces MQKLPVTYELLKKNGNARAGIITTPHGKVETPVFMPVGTQGTVKGMTKEELIELGSEIILGNTYHLHLRPTDEVVAKFGGLHKFSAWEKPILTDSGGFQVFSLGTIRKIKEEGVEFASHLDGSKRFISPEKSIEIQNNLGSDIVMLFDECPPGQSSREYLIPSIERTTRWAKRCVTYHKRPTEQGLFAIVQGGIYEDLRDKSYNELKDMDEFFSGYAIGGLAVGEKKDDMYRILKHITPKLPENKPRYLMGVGEPLDMLEAVEHGVDMMDCVQPTRIGRHGTVFTKYGRLVIKNASYAEDDRPLDEGCNCYVCRNYKRGYIRHLLKAGEILGQRLTTYHNLYFLVNLMKNARKAILEDRFIEFKEEFIKNYSLRKDSEWIKPKKVGEEK; encoded by the coding sequence ATGCAAAAATTACCTGTAACATATGAATTATTAAAGAAAAATGGAAATGCTAGAGCTGGAATTATTACAACTCCTCATGGAAAAGTAGAAACTCCAGTATTTATGCCTGTTGGTACTCAAGGAACTGTAAAGGGTATGACTAAGGAAGAATTAATTGAACTTGGTTCTGAAATAATCCTAGGAAACACTTATCATTTACATTTAAGACCTACAGACGAAGTTGTTGCTAAATTTGGTGGACTACATAAGTTCAGTGCTTGGGAAAAACCAATTCTTACTGACAGTGGAGGTTTTCAAGTATTTAGTTTAGGAACTATTAGAAAAATAAAAGAAGAAGGTGTTGAGTTTGCCTCTCATCTAGATGGATCTAAAAGATTTATTTCTCCTGAAAAATCTATTGAAATTCAAAATAACTTAGGTTCTGACATAGTTATGTTATTTGATGAATGTCCTCCTGGGCAATCTTCAAGAGAATATTTAATTCCATCTATAGAAAGAACTACTAGATGGGCAAAAAGATGTGTGACTTATCATAAAAGACCTACTGAACAAGGTTTATTTGCAATTGTTCAAGGTGGAATTTATGAAGATTTAAGAGATAAATCATATAATGAATTAAAAGATATGGATGAATTTTTCTCAGGATACGCTATTGGAGGACTTGCTGTTGGAGAAAAAAAAGATGATATGTACAGAATTTTAAAACATATTACTCCTAAGTTACCTGAAAATAAACCTAGATATTTAATGGGTGTTGGAGAACCTTTAGATATGCTTGAAGCTGTGGAACATGGAGTAGATATGATGGATTGTGTTCAACCTACAAGAATTGGTAGACATGGAACTGTATTTACAAAGTATGGTAGACTTGTTATTAAAAATGCTTCTTATGCAGAAGATGACAGACCTTTAGATGAAGGATGTAATTGTTATGTATGTAGAAACTATAAAAGAGGTTATATTAGACATTTATTAAAAGCTGGAGAAATTTTAGGTCAAAGATTAACAACTTATCATAATCTTTATTTCTTAGTAAATCTAATGAAAAATGCTAGAAAAGCTATTTTAGAAGATAGATTTATTGAATTTAAAGAAGAATTTATTAAAAATTACTCTTTAAGAAAAGATTCTGAATGGATTAAACCTAAAAAAGTAGGAGAAGAAAAATAA
- a CDS encoding ABC transporter substrate-binding protein, with protein MKKLNIILLFLCLGFYTFSMKLESNKYFDNYGNSIKLKKYNRILITDPSCIEIFYLIGAEDKIVGVAKTRINKMWPNEKIKKLESVGTVSKPSIEKILKLNPDLVILNLMSREVENVLKQQNIPFIVDRSTSFNEIFTKIKMYGRITGNEKNAQNLISEKKEKLNRIQHKFTKDSKKLKGLVLYSTSPLLAYNSKSIPGEILNLFNIENLGDTKMGNTHIISSEYILKNNPEVIICTMKIKNKESLIEKNNYIKYTDAYKNNRIYIFESSKILRGSPRVIDNLMEIYEVLYK; from the coding sequence ATGAAAAAATTAAATATCATATTACTATTTCTTTGCTTAGGTTTTTATACCTTTTCAATGAAATTAGAAAGCAATAAATATTTTGATAATTATGGTAACAGCATAAAACTAAAAAAATATAACCGTATCTTAATTACAGATCCCTCTTGTATTGAAATTTTTTACTTAATTGGAGCTGAAGATAAAATTGTTGGAGTTGCTAAAACTAGAATAAATAAAATGTGGCCTAATGAAAAAATAAAAAAACTAGAATCCGTTGGTACTGTTTCTAAACCTTCAATTGAAAAAATTTTAAAACTAAATCCTGATCTTGTTATATTAAATTTAATGTCTAGAGAAGTTGAAAATGTTTTAAAACAACAAAATATTCCATTCATTGTAGATAGATCAACTAGTTTTAATGAAATTTTTACAAAAATTAAAATGTATGGAAGGATAACTGGGAATGAAAAAAATGCACAAAATTTAATAAGTGAAAAAAAAGAAAAATTAAACAGAATACAACATAAATTTACTAAAGATTCTAAAAAATTAAAAGGTTTAGTTTTATATTCTACCTCTCCTCTTTTAGCTTACAATTCTAAAAGTATTCCAGGAGAAATATTAAATTTATTTAATATTGAAAATTTAGGAGATACCAAAATGGGAAATACACATATTATTTCCTCTGAATATATATTAAAAAACAATCCAGAAGTTATTATTTGTACTATGAAAATTAAAAACAAAGAAAGTTTAATTGAAAAAAATAATTATATAAAATATACAGATGCATATAAAAATAATAGAATTTATATTTTTGAATCTAGTAAAATTTTAAGAGGAAGCCCTCGAGTTATTGATAATCTAATGGAAATTTATGAGGTGTTATATAAATGA